One part of the Acipenser ruthenus chromosome 55, fAciRut3.2 maternal haplotype, whole genome shotgun sequence genome encodes these proteins:
- the LOC117401768 gene encoding metalloproteinase inhibitor 4-like, which yields MSPQWCVFFSSVLVALFGGLTEACSCGPQHPQTAFCNSDVVIRGKIVGSEEANLENRTDGTGMWLRYEIKQTKMFKGFESVPDVQYLYTPHDGGLCGFEPSDATKQTEFLFSGMVTAGGRLTVTVCSFIQPWKKLSPAQRKGLMHTYKHNCDCRITPCNSIPCELSTEAECLWTDGLFSRGWDHVQARQYACVHQGDGTCSWAVQKPAQQASGLHGASNQ from the exons ATGAGTCCCCAGTGGTGCGTGTTTTTCTCCAGTGTGCTTGTAGCCCTGTTCGGGGGACTGACTGAAGCCTGCAGCTGTGGACCCCAACACCCCCAAACTGCTTTCTGTAACTCCGATGTGG TGATCCGAGGAAAAATCGTCGGTTCTGAAGAGGCGAACTTGGAGAACCGTACAGACGGGACTGGAATGTGGCTGCGCTATGAGATTAAACAAACCAAG ATGTTCAAAGGCTTTGAGAGCGTGCCGGATGTGCAGTACCTCTACACCCCTCACGACGGAGGCCTGTGCGGGTTCGAGCCCAGCGACGCTACCAAGCAGACAGAGTTCCTCTTCTCTGGCATGGTGACCGCTGGGGGCAGGCTGACCGTGACTGTGTGCAGCTTCATCCAGCCCTGGAAGAAACTGAGCCCTGCCCAGAGGAAAGGGCTCATGCACACCTACAAACACAACTGCGACTGCAGG ATCACGCCCTGTAACTCCATCCCCTGTGAGCTGTCCACCGAAGCAGAATGCCTGTGGACCGATGGACTGTTCTCTCGCggctgggaccacgtgcaggcCCGGCAGTACGCCTGCGTTCACCAGGGAGACGGCACCTGCAGCTGGGCAGTGCAGAAACCCGCGCAGCAGGCTTCGGGCCTGCATGGGGCTTCCAACCAGTAA